AGTGAAAAGATTTTTTTTCTTCTTGATACTCCTTATTGATTTCAATTAAAAGATCTTCATTAACCTTGTAAGAACCAGCATAAAACAATGTGTTTCTTTCAGGAACTCTAAGATGCTCAGAACCAATATCCATATACCCATCAATAATAGCTCCCTCTTCAACTTCAATCGACTTACAAGAAATATTTCCAATAACGCACCCCGATGCGAAAATTTTAATTTTACTCTCAGCATAAATATTACCCACAACTATTCCAGAAATAACAAGCTCATTAGCATCAATACTAGATTTAACCCTACCACTCTCTCCAATAATTACTCTTTTAGTAGAGCTAATAGTACCTATAAAATCACCATCAAGTCGGATAAAATTACTTGAAACTAAATCTCCTTTAAAAAAATCTCCAATACCCACTATTGTTTTTATTTCGTCAAAAATAAACAAAGGCGATGATTTTTTATCTTTTTTTTTCACATTCAACAAATTTAACATCTATTTTGAAGCTCCTGTAGCTAAATTTAAATACATATCAGGATTAATAACTTGAGAGCCTACACGAACCTCATAATGAACATGTGGACCTGTTGCATAGCCTGTCTGCCCCATAAATCCAATTATCTGCCCCTTTTTAACATAAGACCCTTTAGAAGTATTAAGGCGCGACATATGTGCATAAAGAGTAGCAAGTCCATACTTATGCTTAATTTGAACAAAATTGCCATAACCTGCTGATTGATAACTTGCCCTAACAACCTCCCCATCAGCAGTTGCAACAATAGGAGTTCCAATTCTAACCCCCCCAAGATCTATGCCTTTGTGGATATACCACTGCCTAGTAAAAGGCTCAATAGCAGGACCAAAATGCAAAGTAATAATTCCAGATCCACCCGCAAGAGGCCAAAGAGAAGGAATGTCATTTAAAAGCTTGTCCTGGGCGTGCAAAACTTTAACTATGCTTTTAAGAGGAGGAATTGAACTTTCTATTTTACTTTTAATATTTTTAAGATCACTAAGCTCTTTTATTGAATTAGCTTCTAAAATTTGCAAATCAATAAAATCAGAAAGATCTCCATCTAGTTTATTTTTATTCAAATCAACACCATTAGAATTAATTTTTAAAGAGGTTTTAAGCTCATCTAAAATTTTGGAAAAATTTTTTGCAACAGAATTAATTTCTACAACTGTATTTCTAAAATCTTCAATCTCGGTTTCCGCTAAAGAGTAATTCTTCTCTGTAGATTTCACAATTGATGAGAGAGTAACATAATTAACAGCAAGCAAAACAAACCCTATAAAACTGCCTAAAAAAAAAGTAGAAAGGAAAAATAAAGTCAAAAAAGAAATTTTAATATTTTTTACATTCCCCTTAACATGAGGAATAATCATAAAGCTAATATTTTGCTTAAAAAAAGAATGTATAACTTTAAGGATTACAAAAAAAGAATTATAAATAGCTAAGAAAAATTTGAAAATTCCTTTTAACCCTAAAATAATCTTAAATTTAATTCTTTTCTTCATAACAAACCTTACTAAAAACTACCATGCTCAAACAAAAAATAAAAATTTATTTTAATAACCTTAGGCAAAAATCCAAATTTTTTGATAAAAACCTGGTACAAAAACATTCAACAAATACACATAATTAAAGAAAATAATATTTAAAATCAATATGATTATGATTAAACTCACAAATACTTTATTATTATATAAATGAAAACACTATTTTTTGCAACAACAAATGAAAATAAAATAAATGAAGTAAAAAATATATTAAATATTCCTAATTTAAACTTAATGATCCCTCAAAATTTCAACATAAAAGAAACAGGAAAAACATTCAAGGAAAACTCTTTGATTAAAGCAAAAGCTCTGTTTGAAATTTTAAATAAAAATCAAAATGTTTTTGGAGAAGATTCTGGATTGTGCATTGAGGCACTAAACTTGGAACCTGGAATTTACTCTAAAAGATATGACACTTATAAGCTGGGTAAAAAATTAAGCGCTAATGAGAAAAATCAATTTATTTTAGACTTAATGAAAAATGAAAAAAATAGAAAAGCATATTTTTTATGTAACATAAGTTATATTTCAAAAAATGGACAAATATCAAATTTTGAAGGAATAATTAATGGAAAAATTGCCTTAAGTTTAAATGGTTATGAAAAATATGGATTTAGTTATGATTCAATATTTTTAACTAAAAATAATAAAAAATTTAGCGATCTAAAACTCGAAGAAAAAAATAAAATATCACATCGGGGAATAGCATTTTCAAAATTTAAAAAATTTTTATTAGAAACTTTGTTCAAAAGTTAAACTTAAAAGCTTTTTATATATAAAGTTTAGACTTTATTGTAAAATAAAAAGCACAATGTTTATAAAATTTCAATGTATTATTTCTTTCCAAATAATAAAAAAAGGAAGAGGAGAATTTAGTGATAAGCAGAAATGAAATCAATGAGAATGATAAATGGGATTTATCTTTTCTATTTGCAAATGAAGAAGAATATACAAAAGCAATTAATGCTATTGAAATTAAAACCGAAGAATTTAAAAAATATGAAAAATTGGAATTAAATTTTGATTTATTTAAAGAAACTTTAAACAAATACTATGAAATTATGGAAAATTTAGAGAAAGTCTCTTACTATGCAATGCTTCAATTAGAAACAGATGTAACTAACAAAGATTCAAACAAAATATATTCCATATGTATAAATTTAACTACAAAAGTATCTAATGGTACCTCATTCTTCATGCCCAAAATACTCAAAATAGATGCAAAAAATATTCAAGCTTGGATAAATGAGCCCGAACTTAAGGATAAAAAAATTGCAATTGAAAAAATACTAAGAGAGAAAAATCATATTTTAAGCGAAAAAGAAGAAGAAATACTTGCTAACTACACTCCTCTTTACTCATCTTATCAAAACATATTTTCAGCATTAATAAATGCTGATATGGAATTTGGAGAAATTAATGGACAACCTTTAACCAATTCTACCTACACACTATTTTTACAAAACGAAGATCAAAAAATACGAAAAGAAGCTTTTTTAAAATTCTATCAAAAATATAAAAACAACGAAAACACACTTGCTAATCTTATTATTTCAGACTTTAAGAAAAGTCACTTCATTGCAAAAACAAGAAAATTTCAAAATACTTTTTCAATGAAACTCTTCTCAAATAACATTGACAAAAAAGTTTATACAAACTTAATCGAAACTGTCAATGAAAATTTATCTGCGATTAATGACTATTATGACTTTAGAAAAAAAGTATTAAACCAAGAGCATCTATATCACTACGATATTTACGTACCATTAACAAAAGGAATAACATTTAAAAATTCGTTTGAAGAAGCTTGTGGAAAAATATTAAAATCCTTAGAGATACTAGGAACCGAATATACAGAAATCTTAAGAAACGGTCTTTTAAAAGAAAGATGGGTTGATAAATACGAGAATACTGGAAAAAGATCGGGAGCTTTTAGCGCTGGATCATACAACGGAAAACCTTATATACTCCTTAATTACAAAGACGAATCAATAAGAGATATGTTCACGCTTGCTCACGAAGCAGGACATTCAATGCACTCTTACTTTAGCATAAAAAACAACCCATTTCCACACTACAATTATTCTATTTTTGAAGCAGAAATAGCATCAATAATTAACGAACAAATACTAGCAGAATATTTACTTCAAAACGAAACCGATACTAAAAAAATCAAATATATTAAACTGACTCAAATTGACGACATGATTTCAACATTCTTCAGACAAACAATGTTTGCTGAATTTGAGTACATCATTCATGAAATGATTAGTAAAGAAGAGCCTGTAGTAAAAGAAACACTAACAGAAACTTATCTCAATTTGCTAAAAAAATACTTCGGACCTAGTGTAAAACTCGATGAATTAAGCCCCCTTGAATGCCTTAGAATTCCCCACTTTTATTCACCCTTTTATGTATATCAGTATGCTACAGGCATTGCAGCCGCCTTATCAATATACAAAGACATCAAAGAAAATGAAAAAGATGCAGTAGTAAATTATATAAAATTTTTAAAAACAGGTGGTTCTAAATATCCATTAGATTCCTTAAATATTACAGGAGTAGATTTGACAAAAAAAGCAGCAATAGAAAACACTATTAACATTTTTAAATGTAGACTTGAAGAGATAAAGAAAATATTCCAATAAAAGGAGATTTACTGTGAAAACTATCAATTTGATTTTAGCTTGGCTTGTACATATTTTTACAGCATCTGGCTTGATTGTAGGACTTTACTCAATAATTTCAATTGTAAATGGTGACTATTATCTTCTTTTAAAGTTAACAGTAGTAGGACTTATAATAGATGGCATTGATGGAACTATGGCAAGAAAGCTTAGGGTAAAAGAATTAATACCTGAAATTGATGGTACTCTACTTGATAACATTACAGACTACCTAAACTATACATTCATACCCGTTATATTTTTTTATTTGGGAGAATTCATTGAAGAAAAATATAAATTGGCCATTTGTATTGGAATTTTGCTCTCATCAGCATATCAATTCTCAAGAACCGATGCAAAAACAAATGATAACTACTTTAGGGGATTTCCTTCTCTTTGGAATCTATTCGTAATATCAAATATAATCTTTAAAATAGGGCAAATTACAAACCTTATTACAATATTAATATGCATTATTATAAGCTTCATCCCAATAAAATTTATTTATCCATCAAAAACTAAAGAATTAAGGAAAATTACCATACCACTAACAATAATAAGTTGCCTAACATTTGTTGTATCAATATTCTCAGAGTTGTCCACGACAGCTTTAAAAATAGCAAAAACGGTTCTCATTCTTTACTTTGCATATTTAACTCTAGCAAGTATATATTTAACCTATAAAACAAGAAATAGATGACAAAATGTATATAAATACAATAATAGAATCGATTGATTCAAACATAGCTTATTCCCCAATAGTATTTTTTTCCTTACTAATTTTAGCAGGGCTTAACATCCCTATTTCTGAAGATGCAATAGTACTAATGGGTGGAATTTTATCTAGTCGAAAAAATGAATATACTATATTAATATTTTTAGGAATTTTTTGGGGCGCATATCTTGGAGACATAATATCTTTTTATATTGGAAAATTAATGGGAAATAAATTGTTTAAAAATAAAAAAGAGAATAACCTGCTTGACAAAATAAATTACTATTATGGTCAATACGGAGTATTAACTTTATTTATAGGAAGGTTTATACCCTTTGGAGTTAGAAACGCAATATTTATATCAGCAGGAATGGGAAATATGAAATCTAATCTATTTATTGTTTCTGACTTTTTTGCAACCTTGCTCTCAATAATGGTTTATTTTACTCTAAGCTTCAAACTGGGACAATCATTTGAAATAATATTTTCAAAAATAAAAATAATTATATTTGCAATATTTATTGCCGCAATAATAACAACAATAACAATCTGTGTAATTAAAAAGAATAAAAAAGTTGACAAAAATTTAAAATAAAAAATATAATGGTTAGTAATGCTGTGGTGGTGGAAGTGGTAGACACGCTAGCTTGAGGGGCTAGTGGGCGTAAGCTCGTGCTGGTTCAAGTCCAGTTCACAGCATCAAAATTGTTGTTAGCTTATTAAAAAAATTGACAAAAATGTAATCTAAAGAGATGATAAAGAATAATTGTAGATTAATTTTTAAGAGGATAAATGTCTAAATACGAATTCATAAAAATTGAAAAAAAATGGCAAGAATTTTGGGAAAATAACAAAACATACAAAGTAGAAGAAGATCCAAACATTCCAAAAGAAAAAAGATTATACATACTTGACATGTTCCCCTATCCTTCTGCTAATGGACTTCATGTTGGCCATCCAGAAGGATACACAGCTACTGACATATTTGGGAGATACAAAATTTTGAATGGATTTCATGTACTTCACCCAATGGGATTTGATAGCTTTGGACTTCCGGCTGAAAATTATGCAATACAAACAGGAACTCATCCTCAAAAAACTACAGAAGAAAATATTAATAAGTTTAAAAACCAAATAAAAGCTTTGGGATTTGCCTATGATTGGGATCGAGAAATTAGAACTCATGAAGAGAATTACTATAAATGGACACAGTGGATTTTCTTGCAACTATATAAAAAGGGTCTAGCTTATGTAAAAGAAATGCCTGTATGGTACTGTCCTGAGCTTGGAACAGTATTGGCAAATGAAGAGATTATTCAAACTCCGGATGGTCCAAAATCTGAGAGAGGATTTCACAACGTTGAAAAAAAATACTTAAGACAGTGGGTTTTAAAAATTACAAAGTATGCTGAAAGATTGTTAAAAGACCTTGAAGAATTAGAATGGCCTGAATCTGTAAAAGAAATGCAACGAAATTGGATTGGCAAATCAGTAGGGATTGAAATTGACTTTGAAATTGAAGGATATAATGACAAAATTAAAGTCTTTACAACAAGACCAGATACAATCTTTGGTATTACGTATTTAGTGATCGCACCAGAAAACAAACTAATAGAAAAAATAACAAAAAATAACTTTAAAGGAAATGTATTAAAATATGTAAAGCAAGAAGAACTCAAAAGTGATCTTAAGAGAACTTCTCTTGAAAAAGACAAATCGGGAGTTTTTACAGGATCTTATGCATTTCATCCAATAACAAATGAAAAAATTCCAATTTGGGTTGGAGGCTACGTACTAGGAACTTACGGCACTGGAGCTGTAATGGGCGTTCCAGCACATGATGAAAGAGACTTCCAATTTGCTAAAAAGTATAAATTAAAAATTTTACCTGTGATATCAAAATCAGGAAAAAATGAAATACTAAAAAAAGCATACATTAATGATGGAATTTCAATAAATTCTCCTAATGAATTTAATAATCTTAAAAATTCTGAAGTAAAGAATAAAGTAATAGAATGGCTTACTAGAAACAACAAGGGAAAAGAAAAAGTTACCTACAAGCTTAGAGATTGGATTTTTTCAAGACAAAGATACTGGGGGGAACCTATTCCCATTTTATTTGACAAGCTTGGGAATGAAATGCCCTTAGAAGAAAATGATCTTCCCCTAAAACTTCCAGAAATTGCAAACTATAAACCTTCCAAAACAGGAGAATCTCCTTTGTCAAGGATTAAAGATTGGGTAAATGTAAAAGATACAGACTTTACAAGAGAAACAAACACAATGCCTCAATGGGCAGGCTCTTGCTGGTATTACTTGAGATATCTCGACCCCAAAAACACCAAAGAGTTTGCAAGTAAAAAAAAAATTGAATATTGGATGCCAGTTGATCTATACATAGGTGGCTCTGAACATACAGTATTGCACCTGCTTTATTCAAGATTTTGGCACAAGGTTCTTTATGATCTAGGGTATGTAAATACCAAAGAACCTTTTAAAAAGCTAATAAATCAAGGCATAATAACATCATTTTCTTATCAAAAAGAAAATGGAATTTTAATACCTAATGATCAAGTTGTAGAAAAAGACAATAAATTTTTTGACAAAAAGGATAATAAAGAAGTAACCCAAGTAATTGCCAAAATGTCAAAATCCTTAAAGAACGTAATAAACCCAGACGACATTATTAAGGAATTCGGAGCAGACTCAATGAGAATTTATGAGATGTTCATGGGACCACTAACAGATTCTAAACCTTGGAACACTAAAGGCATTATTGGTGTTTTTCGATTTTTAAACAAAATTTGGAACTTAAGAAAAAAAGAGCTATCAAAAGACACCCCTCCAAAAGAAATAATATCTCAACTACATACAGTAATAAAAAAAGTCACAGAAGACACAGAAAAACTAAATTTTAACACAGCAATCTCTGCCATGATGATATTTATAAATGAGATTCTAAAGTACGAGAAAATTTATTTAAATATATTTAAACCATTTATTATTATTTTATCCCCTTATGCACCCCATTTAGCAGAAGAGCTTTGGGAATACATTGGAGAAACTCCCAGTTTATTTAAAAATTCAAAATGGCCAAAATTCGATGAAAGCCTTATTATTAAGGAAAAAAAAGAAATTGTCTTACAAATAAATGGAAAAATAAAAGACAAAATTTTACTAAACAAAGAGATAGGTGAAGAAGAACTAAAAAAAATAGCAATGGAAAATAACAAAATAAAATCAAACTTATTAAATAAAAAAATAATGAAAATAATTGTAATTAAAAACAAGCTTGTCAACATAGTGATAAAGTAAAAAAGAGGCATGGTATGGACTTTGAAAGTCTAAGCATTAGATATAAAGGAATTATATTCACAATATTTATATTAATTACCATTTTTTTAGGATTTTTTTTAAAAAATCTTAAATTCGATGCAAACATCTTAAAACTTATACCCAAGACTAAAGAAACTGAAAGCTTAATAGACATTGACAAAAGTAATTCTCTTTTATCTACAATAGTAATATTTCAAGACAAAAAAAATATTTTCAATAAAAAAAATTTTGAAATAATAAACAAAGTAATCAATGAAATAACCGAAATTTTAAAAGTATCTCCCAATGCCGTTACAAGCATATTTTCTTATTTTCCACAATTTAAAAAAGAAATATACACAGATCAAGATATAGAAGAAATAAAAAATAAAATAAAGTCAACTCCATTTGTAAAAAACACATTTCTAGGCAGCTCAGAAAATTTAATATACTTCATAATAATTCCATCAGAGAGTGACCAAATCAACTTTAGTAGAAATTTAAAAACTGAACTTGATGAGATGGAAAAAACAATCAAAAAATATGAAACAAACGATCTAAAGTTGTATCTTACAGGGGATTTAGTAGTAAGAGAAAAAATCTTAAACTATATGGTTGAAGACTTCAAAATCTTAGGCCCTCTTGCTACCTTTGTAGTAATAATTTCACTTTACCTTATTATCAAAAATCTCATTGGCGCATTAATTCCTATTTTTATTGCATTATTATCATTAATTTGGACTTTTGGTATTAAAGGACTTGTACAATCCCCCATTACAGTACCTGAAACTTCAATGATTGTTTTACTTATTTCCATCGGGTGTGCTAATGCCGTACACATAATAAATGGAATATTTAAATTAATAAAAAAAGAACAACTCTCAAAAGAATCAATAAAAACGACAATGAAAAAACTTAAAAAACCCATTCTGCTAACATCTCTTACAACTGCATTTGGATTCTTATCTCTTACAACATCTTCAATTAATGCTTACAAAACAATGGGTATTTTCATGTCAATTGGGGTGATTATCTCAATGATAATCTCATTAACCGTTTTGCCTGGAATAATAACATTAATTCCATTTACAAAAAAAAAGTCTCTTGAAAAACAAAAAGAAAATAAACCAAATAAAATATTTTTCCTTGAAAGACTTGTCAAGCTAAATACACAAATAACAGAGTCTATATTAAAAAGAAAATATATATCCTCTATAATAGTCGTCATCATACTGGGAATTTCTATTGTGGGACTTTTAAAAATCGAAATCAATTTTGATGAAAAAGATTACTTTAAAGAAAGCACAAGTGTAAAAAAAACATTAAACCTAATGCAAAAAGAAATGGGAGGAATATCGATTTTTAAAATAGAAATTGAAGGAAATCCCGGTGAATTTAAAAATGCTAAATCAATGCAAATCTTAGATTTAATTACAGATAAGATTGATGCATTTTCTTCAAAAACTCAATCCAGCTCCATTAACGGAATTTTAAAATTTACAAATTTTAAAATTAAAAAAGAATCCCCGTTAGAGTATAAGCTACCTGAAAACAAAATTATATTAAACAAACTAATAAATTTAATAGATAAAAGCGATTGGACTCAAGAGAATAAAAAAATGTATATTAATGATGATTGGTCATTAATATCTATTATAGTAAGGATTGAAGACAATTCAACCGAAGGAATAAAAAAATTTGAAAAATATGCTATTAAAACAATTAATGAACATATGGGAAATAATAAATATCATTTTTCAGGAGTATATGACAAGGTTTTAATAGCTAAAACAATGGTAAGAGAACAGATTATGAACATAATAACAACTCTTGGATCAATAACACTACTACTTATGTTTTTCTTTAAATCTATAAAAACCGGAATAATTATTGCAATCCCAGTGGCGTGGTCAGTGTTTTTAAACTTTGCTGTAATGAGATTATTTGGAATAACTTTAAACCCCGCAACAGCAACAATTGCATCTGTAAGTATGGGAGTCGGAGTAGATTATTCAATTCATTTTTTCAATACATTTATTTTAAAATACCAAAAAAGCCAAATCTACAAAACTGCACTTCTTCAATCAATACCTAGCGTATTTAATGGGATATTTGCAAATTCTATTTCTGTTGGAATAGGATTTTTAACCCTAATATTTTCCTCATATAAAATAATATCAACTCTTGGAGCAATAATTGCCTTTACAATGCTAACAACATCTCTTGCATCGCTAACACTTCTTCCATTATTAATTAATTTATTTAAACCTAGAGTCAAACTAGCCTCAAACAACAATTTTAAAAAAAATTAAAACAATAATTTGATGACCTCGCGCATATTATCTACAAGATAAAAATTAATACCACTTTTAATGTTAATGGGAATTTCTTCTAAGTCAACTCTATTTGCCTTAGGAACAATAACATGCTCCACACCACTACGCTTTGCTGCAATTATTTTTTCTCTAAGCCCGCCTATCATCATTACATTCCCAGTAAGAGAAAGCTCTCCTGTCATAGCCAAATGGGGTCTAACAACCTTATTAAGAGCAAGAGATATAAAAGCACTGGCTATTGTAATTCCTGCAGAAGGACCATCTTTTGGGGTAGCTCCTTCGGGAATATGTAAATGAATAATATTTTTTTCAAAAAAAGATTTACTAATACTTAAATCTCCTTTTATA
The nucleotide sequence above comes from Borrelia maritima. Encoded proteins:
- the leuS gene encoding leucine--tRNA ligase, translated to MSKYEFIKIEKKWQEFWENNKTYKVEEDPNIPKEKRLYILDMFPYPSANGLHVGHPEGYTATDIFGRYKILNGFHVLHPMGFDSFGLPAENYAIQTGTHPQKTTEENINKFKNQIKALGFAYDWDREIRTHEENYYKWTQWIFLQLYKKGLAYVKEMPVWYCPELGTVLANEEIIQTPDGPKSERGFHNVEKKYLRQWVLKITKYAERLLKDLEELEWPESVKEMQRNWIGKSVGIEIDFEIEGYNDKIKVFTTRPDTIFGITYLVIAPENKLIEKITKNNFKGNVLKYVKQEELKSDLKRTSLEKDKSGVFTGSYAFHPITNEKIPIWVGGYVLGTYGTGAVMGVPAHDERDFQFAKKYKLKILPVISKSGKNEILKKAYINDGISINSPNEFNNLKNSEVKNKVIEWLTRNNKGKEKVTYKLRDWIFSRQRYWGEPIPILFDKLGNEMPLEENDLPLKLPEIANYKPSKTGESPLSRIKDWVNVKDTDFTRETNTMPQWAGSCWYYLRYLDPKNTKEFASKKKIEYWMPVDLYIGGSEHTVLHLLYSRFWHKVLYDLGYVNTKEPFKKLINQGIITSFSYQKENGILIPNDQVVEKDNKFFDKKDNKEVTQVIAKMSKSLKNVINPDDIIKEFGADSMRIYEMFMGPLTDSKPWNTKGIIGVFRFLNKIWNLRKKELSKDTPPKEIISQLHTVIKKVTEDTEKLNFNTAISAMMIFINEILKYEKIYLNIFKPFIIILSPYAPHLAEELWEYIGETPSLFKNSKWPKFDESLIIKEKKEIVLQINGKIKDKILLNKEIGEEELKKIAMENNKIKSNLLNKKIMKIIVIKNKLVNIVIK
- a CDS encoding M23 family metallopeptidase — its product is MKKRIKFKIILGLKGIFKFFLAIYNSFFVILKVIHSFFKQNISFMIIPHVKGNVKNIKISFLTLFFLSTFFLGSFIGFVLLAVNYVTLSSIVKSTEKNYSLAETEIEDFRNTVVEINSVAKNFSKILDELKTSLKINSNGVDLNKNKLDGDLSDFIDLQILEANSIKELSDLKNIKSKIESSIPPLKSIVKVLHAQDKLLNDIPSLWPLAGGSGIITLHFGPAIEPFTRQWYIHKGIDLGGVRIGTPIVATADGEVVRASYQSAGYGNFVQIKHKYGLATLYAHMSRLNTSKGSYVKKGQIIGFMGQTGYATGPHVHYEVRVGSQVINPDMYLNLATGASK
- a CDS encoding DedA family protein, which encodes MYINTIIESIDSNIAYSPIVFFSLLILAGLNIPISEDAIVLMGGILSSRKNEYTILIFLGIFWGAYLGDIISFYIGKLMGNKLFKNKKENNLLDKINYYYGQYGVLTLFIGRFIPFGVRNAIFISAGMGNMKSNLFIVSDFFATLLSIMVYFTLSFKLGQSFEIIFSKIKIIIFAIFIAAIITTITICVIKKNKKVDKNLK
- the rdgB gene encoding RdgB/HAM1 family non-canonical purine NTP pyrophosphatase, translated to MKTLFFATTNENKINEVKNILNIPNLNLMIPQNFNIKETGKTFKENSLIKAKALFEILNKNQNVFGEDSGLCIEALNLEPGIYSKRYDTYKLGKKLSANEKNQFILDLMKNEKNRKAYFLCNISYISKNGQISNFEGIINGKIALSLNGYEKYGFSYDSIFLTKNNKKFSDLKLEEKNKISHRGIAFSKFKKFLLETLFKS
- the pepF gene encoding oligoendopeptidase F, encoding MISRNEINENDKWDLSFLFANEEEYTKAINAIEIKTEEFKKYEKLELNFDLFKETLNKYYEIMENLEKVSYYAMLQLETDVTNKDSNKIYSICINLTTKVSNGTSFFMPKILKIDAKNIQAWINEPELKDKKIAIEKILREKNHILSEKEEEILANYTPLYSSYQNIFSALINADMEFGEINGQPLTNSTYTLFLQNEDQKIRKEAFLKFYQKYKNNENTLANLIISDFKKSHFIAKTRKFQNTFSMKLFSNNIDKKVYTNLIETVNENLSAINDYYDFRKKVLNQEHLYHYDIYVPLTKGITFKNSFEEACGKILKSLEILGTEYTEILRNGLLKERWVDKYENTGKRSGAFSAGSYNGKPYILLNYKDESIRDMFTLAHEAGHSMHSYFSIKNNPFPHYNYSIFEAEIASIINEQILAEYLLQNETDTKKIKYIKLTQIDDMISTFFRQTMFAEFEYIIHEMISKEEPVVKETLTETYLNLLKKYFGPSVKLDELSPLECLRIPHFYSPFYVYQYATGIAAALSIYKDIKENEKDAVVNYIKFLKTGGSKYPLDSLNITGVDLTKKAAIENTINIFKCRLEEIKKIFQ
- a CDS encoding efflux RND transporter permease subunit, with amino-acid sequence MDFESLSIRYKGIIFTIFILITIFLGFFLKNLKFDANILKLIPKTKETESLIDIDKSNSLLSTIVIFQDKKNIFNKKNFEIINKVINEITEILKVSPNAVTSIFSYFPQFKKEIYTDQDIEEIKNKIKSTPFVKNTFLGSSENLIYFIIIPSESDQINFSRNLKTELDEMEKTIKKYETNDLKLYLTGDLVVREKILNYMVEDFKILGPLATFVVIISLYLIIKNLIGALIPIFIALLSLIWTFGIKGLVQSPITVPETSMIVLLISIGCANAVHIINGIFKLIKKEQLSKESIKTTMKKLKKPILLTSLTTAFGFLSLTTSSINAYKTMGIFMSIGVIISMIISLTVLPGIITLIPFTKKKSLEKQKENKPNKIFFLERLVKLNTQITESILKRKYISSIIVVIILGISIVGLLKIEINFDEKDYFKESTSVKKTLNLMQKEMGGISIFKIEIEGNPGEFKNAKSMQILDLITDKIDAFSSKTQSSSINGILKFTNFKIKKESPLEYKLPENKIILNKLINLIDKSDWTQENKKMYINDDWSLISIIVRIEDNSTEGIKKFEKYAIKTINEHMGNNKYHFSGVYDKVLIAKTMVREQIMNIITTLGSITLLLMFFFKSIKTGIIIAIPVAWSVFLNFAVMRLFGITLNPATATIASVSMGVGVDYSIHFFNTFILKYQKSQIYKTALLQSIPSVFNGIFANSISVGIGFLTLIFSSYKIISTLGAIIAFTMLTTSLASLTLLPLLINLFKPRVKLASNNNFKKN
- the pcsA gene encoding phosphatidylcholine synthase, which codes for MKTINLILAWLVHIFTASGLIVGLYSIISIVNGDYYLLLKLTVVGLIIDGIDGTMARKLRVKELIPEIDGTLLDNITDYLNYTFIPVIFFYLGEFIEEKYKLAICIGILLSSAYQFSRTDAKTNDNYFRGFPSLWNLFVISNIIFKIGQITNLITILICIIISFIPIKFIYPSKTKELRKITIPLTIISCLTFVVSIFSELSTTALKIAKTVLILYFAYLTLASIYLTYKTRNR
- a CDS encoding bactofilin family protein yields the protein MLNLLNVKKKDKKSSPLFIFDEIKTIVGIGDFFKGDLVSSNFIRLDGDFIGTISSTKRVIIGESGRVKSSIDANELVISGIVVGNIYAESKIKIFASGCVIGNISCKSIEVEEGAIIDGYMDIGSEHLRVPERNTLFYAGSYKVNEDLLIEINKEYQEEKKSFHSLEGEDDKYFSSAVSKIDESK